From Salvelinus namaycush isolate Seneca chromosome 27, SaNama_1.0, whole genome shotgun sequence, the proteins below share one genomic window:
- the atxn1a gene encoding ataxin-1a produces the protein MKSNQERSNECLPPKKRDFPASTVDERPLVMAPASESQRGENLAWLASVASGHNSGHDRDSGGGGLDGSRGGQRISTPIESDGPQYKPLCSTITTHTDFLVPSSICSISSSSSSSHQSRVVTTSLPAMYTSALSQPGGTIQYTQLPPNLQFISSPYTGPYAGYISSQLLSPPPPTSTSQRSHPDPDPYPNTTITSQSQISGSSLSVAPQTAPSPHGGTHHLPLHLHSHPHHTLALSGGSQVLVQYTGPGPEGPLTKREEGRPRELHNGDQRGRYERKESKGTPSSSSSSSSQYHQLHQQQSAQHHYEAYTSHDASGLRTSLMLVPNSRGGPDNHSPDKLPPSAASHTEKGSLLLGKPVSCTPSSSSSTSSMFTFPPPLSVESLKAAVSSLSPHTHTVIQTTHSASDASPLSLGQLSTNTNFYQAGPGGQPIIGYLAGSAGGQRYHTSLPQHLLIPGAPGSQPIIIPVSGAGVTSLEAGHAAHIATTTQPQSFPTTLPHTYVTNTTNPNPNPKDEHLFEVPAPYPPLSHPAGVGGTVVQAQLHLPVVPAPTAPSSAPSSAPSLPSYFIKGSIIQLADGELKRVEDLKSEDFIQSAEISSELKIDSSTVERIDGSHTSNFAIVQFSVGEHRAQVSVEVLLEYPFFVFGQGWSSCCPDRTTQLLELPCTKLSVGDVCISLTLKNLRNGSLKKTQQTQNQAIEITTSCNMGSIHGPLKSSRSARHGEQENGVGQRGSRSGCGRVVVGAGGGVQIASENGELRFGAGGEANSKRGQPRDSESSGGAAKPVSRKRRWSAPEGRKVERSEKEPPLTLPKPSFITQEVKISIEGRSNIGK, from the exons ATGAAGTCCAACCAGGAGCGCAGCAACGAGTGTCTGCCCCCCAAGAAGAGAGATTTCCCAGCCAGCACTGTGGACGAGAGGCCCCTGGTGATGGCGCCTGCCAGTGAGAGCCAGCGCGGAGAGAACCTGGCATGGCTGGCCAGCGTAGCCAGCGGGCACAACAGCGGGCACGATAGAGACAGTGGCGGAGGTGGCCTCGATGGCAGTAGAGGTGGGCAGCGTATCAGCACTCCCATTGAGTCTGACGGGCCACAGTACAAACCGCTATGCTCCACCATCACCACGCACACAGACTTCCTGGTCCCTTCCTCTATCtgttccatctcctcctcctcctcttcatcacaTCAGTCCAGAGTGGTGACCACATCCCTCCCTGCCATGTACACCTCTGCTTTGTCCCAACCAGGGGGGACGATCCAGTACACCCAGCTGCCCCCCAACCTCCAGTTCATCAGTTCCCCTTACACAGGCCCCTACGCTGGCTACATCTCctcccagctcctctctccccctccacccaccTCCACATCCCAACGCTCccaccctgaccctgacccctaccccaacaccaccatcacctccCAGTCCCAGATCTCTGGTTCCTCTCTGAGCGTGGCCCCCCAGACTGCTCCCTCGCCCCACGGTGGGACACACCACCTGCCCCTCCACCTGCACTCCCATCCCCACCACACACTGGCCCTCAGCGGGGGCTCCCAGGTGCTGGTCCAGTACACAGGCCCCggccctgaggggcccctgaCTAAGAGAGAGGAGGGCCGGCCCAGGGAGTTGCACAATGGAGATCAGAGGGGCCGCTATGAGAGAAAGGAAAGCAAAGGAaccccctcctcttcttcctcctcttcctctcagtaCCACCAACTCCACCAGCAGCAGAGCGCACAGCATCACTATGAGGCCTACACCTCCCATGATGCATCAGGGCTAAGGACCTCTCTAATGCTAGTGCCCAACAGCCGCGGAGGACCAGACAACCACAGCCCCGACAAACTACCGCCATCCGCCGCCTCGCACACAGAGAAAGGCAGCCTCCTCCTGGGTAAACCTGTGTCCtgcaccccctcctcctcctcctccacctcctccatgtTCACCTTCCCCCCTCCGCTCAGTGTGGAGAGTCTGAAGGCGGCCGTCAGCTCCCTGTCCCCTCACACCCACACAGTCATCCAGACCACACACAGCGCCAGCGATGCTTCGCCCCTCTCCCTGGGCCAACTCTCCACCAACACCAACTTCTACCAGGCTGGCCCCGGCGGGCAGCCCATCATCGGCTACCTGGCTGGGAGTGCAGGAGGGCAGCGGTACCACACCAGTCTGCCCCAGCACCTGCTCATCCCAGGGGCCCCAGGGTCTCAACCTATCATCATCCCCGTCAGTGGGGCCGGGGTCACCAGCCTGGAGGCTGGCCATGCTGCCCACATAGCCACTACAACCCAACCACAGTCCTTCCCCACCACGCTACCCCACACTTACGTCACCAACactaccaaccctaaccccaaccctaaagATGAGCATCTATTCGAGGTCCCGGCaccctatccccctctctcccaccctgccGGGGTTGGAGGTACTGTGGTCCAGGCCCAGCTACACCTCCCCGTGGTCCCAGCTCCCACGGCCCCCTCCTCAGCCCCCTCCTCGGCCCCGTCGCTGCCTTCCTACTTCATCAAGGGCTCTATCATCCAGCTGGCGGACGGGGAGCTGAAGCGCGTGGAGGACCTGAAGAGTGAGGACTTCATCCAGAGCGCTGAGATCAGCAGCGAGCTGAAGATAGACTCGTCCACCGTGGAACGCATCGACGGCAGCCACACCTCCAACTTCGCCATCGTACAGTTCTCCGTGGGCGAGCATCGCGCTCAG gtgAGTGTGGAGGTGCTGCTGGAGTATCCCTTCTTCGTATTCGGTCAGGGCTGGTCATCGTGCTGCCCGGACCGGACCACTCAGCTGTTAGAACTACCCTGCACCAAGCTCTCAGTGGGGGACGTCTGCATCTCCCTCACCCTGAAGAACTTGAGGAACGGCTCCCTGAAGAAGACGCAGCAGACCCAGAACCAGGCTATTGAGATCACTACCAGCTGCAATATGGGCTCCATCCACGGCCCCCTCAAATCCTCCAGGTCAGCCAGACACGGGGAGCAAGAGAACGGGGTGGGCCAGAGGGGCTCCAGGAGTGGATGTGGGAGAGTGGTGGTTGGAGCAGGTGGAGGTGTTCAGATCGCCTCAGAGAATGGGGAACTGAGGTTCGGCGCCGGGGGAGAGGCCAACTCGAAAAGAGGCCAGCCTAGAGATTCAGAATCCAGTGGTGGTGCCGCCAAGCCGGTGAGCCGCAAGAGGAGATGGTCGGCCCCGGAGGGCCGTAAGGTGGAGAGGAGCGAGAAGGAGCCCCCGTTGACTCTGCCCAAACCTTCCTTTATCACTCAGGAGGTAAAGATCAGCATCGAAGGCAGGTCAAATATAGGCAAGTAG